In Sparus aurata chromosome 2, fSpaAur1.1, whole genome shotgun sequence, a single genomic region encodes these proteins:
- the LOC115570860 gene encoding olfactory receptor 142-like codes for MIMINSTQVSYFTLSAYFDTGLLKYLYFMIVMCLYILIVCANVFLIVVICMNRSLHEPMYMFLCSLFVNELYGSSGLFPFLLTQILSDIHTVSASLCFLQVFCVYSYVCVEFLNLTVMSYDRYLAICCPLQYNTRMTCSKIKILISVVWLYASVICVLPLSLSIPLQLCGNIINKVYCDNYSIVKQACYDTTVNNIYGLIATSLTIICPVTLIFYTYIKILIVCFSGSKQTRQKAISTCTPHLASLLNFSFGACFEIFQNRFEMSAVPNMIRILLSLYFLTCQPLFNPVMYGLKMANIRNMCKNLIFAGRIIEIY; via the coding sequence ATGATCATGATAAACTCTACACAGGTCTCATATTTCACTCTGAGTGCCTACTTTGACACTGGGCTTTTGAAATATCTCTACTTTATGATTgttatgtgtttatatattctAATTGTTTGTGCTAATGTATTTCTCATCGTGGTTATCTGTATGAACAGGAGCTTACATGAACCTATGTACATGTTCCTGTGCagtctgtttgtaaatgaactgTATGGTAGTTCAGGGTTGTTTCCGTTCCTTCTGACTCAGATTCTTTCTGACATTCACActgtttctgcttctctttgtttccTGCAGGTTTTCTGTGTGTATTCTTACGTGTGTGTTGAATTTTTAAACTTAACTGTCATGTCATATGACAGATATCTTGCTATCTGCTGTCCTCTGCAGTATAACACACGTATGACATGTAGCAAGATTAAGATACTTATTTCTGTAGTTTGGTTATATGCCTCTGTTATCTGTGTTCTTCCACTGTCTCTGAGTATACCTTTACAGCTGTGTGGGAACATCATTAACAAAGTGTACTGTGACAACTACTCCATCGTCAAACAGGCCTGCTATGACACAACAGTCAATAACATTTATGGACTCATTGCCACTTCTCTCACCATCATATGTCCTGTTACTCTGATCTTTTACACATATATAAAGATCCTTATCGTGTGTTTCTCCGGCTCTAAACAGACGAGACAGAAAGCCATCAGTACCTGCACACCTCACCTCGCTTCTCTGCTCAACTTCTCTTTTGGGGcttgttttgaaatatttcagaatagATTTGAAATGAGCGCTGTGCCTAATATGATTCGAATCCTGCTATCATTATATTTTCTCACATGCCAGCCCCTTTTCAACCCTGTAATGTATGGCCTGAAAATGGCAAATATCCGTAACATGTGTAAAAATCTCATTTTTGCTGGTCGTATCATAGAGATTTACTGA